A genomic stretch from Ureibacillus composti includes:
- a CDS encoding YnfA family protein, with translation MLKATILFVLAGLAEIGGGYLIWQWLREDRPVVWGLIGGIALVLYGVIATFQSFPSFGRVYAAYGGVFIVLSVLWGWGIDKKTPDLYDWLGAAICLVGVGVILLAPRQ, from the coding sequence TTGTTAAAAGCAACAATTTTATTTGTGCTAGCGGGGTTAGCTGAAATTGGTGGGGGTTATCTTATATGGCAGTGGCTAAGAGAAGATCGGCCAGTAGTTTGGGGGCTTATTGGAGGAATTGCTTTAGTATTGTATGGAGTCATCGCAACCTTCCAGTCATTCCCATCCTTTGGCCGAGTATACGCTGCCTATGGAGGAGTCTTTATTGTCCTGTCAGTTTTATGGGGCTGGGGGATCGATAAAAAAACGCCTGATTTATATGATTGGCTTGGCGCCGCAATCTGTTTAGTTGGAGTAGGGGTAATACTTTTAGCACCAAGACAATAA
- a CDS encoding metal-sensing transcriptional repressor, which yields MENEIQETTESQANCRKSHHPEPIKKDLTNRLNRIEGQIRGIKGMIEKDVYCDDIITQLAATQSALNSVAKVLLQGHLKGCVVDRLSEGDEEVLDELLVTIQKLMRK from the coding sequence CTGGAGAACGAAATTCAAGAAACAACAGAGTCTCAAGCGAATTGTAGAAAAAGTCATCATCCAGAACCAATTAAAAAAGATTTAACAAATCGACTGAATCGAATTGAAGGTCAAATTCGTGGAATAAAAGGCATGATTGAAAAAGATGTATATTGTGATGATATTATTACACAGTTAGCTGCGACTCAATCCGCATTAAACAGCGTAGCCAAAGTTCTTTTACAAGGGCACTTAAAAGGATGCGTTGTGGATCGTCTATCTGAAGGCGATGAAGAAGTACTTGATGAATTACTCGTAACTATTCAAAAATTAATGCGTAAATAG
- the copZ gene encoding copper chaperone CopZ, translating to MENVTLNVKGMSCGHCVKAVEGSVGALKGIEKVAVDLQAGKVNVEFDQQQVTVDQIKEAIDDQGYDVE from the coding sequence ATGGAGAACGTAACATTAAACGTAAAAGGTATGTCATGTGGTCATTGTGTGAAAGCGGTAGAAGGTAGCGTAGGTGCATTAAAGGGTATTGAAAAAGTTGCTGTAGACCTACAGGCAGGTAAAGTAAATGTTGAATTCGATCAACAACAAGTAACAGTTGATCAAATTAAAGAAGCAATCGACGATCAAGGATATGACGTTGAATAA
- a CDS encoding heavy metal translocating P-type ATPase: MAKQTKEASLQITGMTCAACATRIEKGLNKLEGVEEATVNLALEKSTIKYDPEKVTEKEFEEKIHHLGYGVVKEKKEFAITGMTCAACATRIEKGLNKIEGVSLATVNLALENATVEYNPSDVSVSDIIARVEKLGYGAHIKDHEQDAIDYREQEIKKKTRKFIISAILSLPLLWTMVGHFSFTSFIYVPELLMNPWVQMILATPVQFIIGWHFYVSAYKALRNQSANMDVLVVMGTSAAYFYSVYQAFLANGDLHHMPQLYFETSAVLITLILLGKLFEARAKGRSSEAIKKLMGLQAKTALVLRDGVEKEIPLEEVVVGDTILVKPGEKIPVDGEVIEGNTAIDESMLTGESLPVDKSIGDIAFGSTINRNGFIKMKATKIGRDTALSQIIKVVEDAQGSKAPIQRLADNISGIFVPIVIGIALVTYMIWLLFITPGDFGAALEALIAVLVIACPCALGLATPTSIMAGSGRAAEFGILFKGGEYLEQTHHINTVIVDKTGTVTNGKPELTDVLVAENLSERIFLSFIGSAEKQSEHPLAEAIVKGIEQQGIKLREVKEFEALPGYGVKAKVNQKEILVGTRKLMDIYGIDISQVLPVMEAFEAEGKTAMVASIDGEYAGLVAVADTLKETSKKAIHRLQNMGIEVIMMTGDNERTARAIAEQVGISKVIAEVLPEGKAEEIKNLQASGKKVAMVGDGINDAPALAVADIGMAIGTGTDVAMEAADITLIRGDLNSIADAIIMSHKTMRNIKQNLFWAFGYNVLGIPIAAAGFLAPWVAGAAMAFSSVSVVLNALRLQKVKLDK, translated from the coding sequence ATGGCAAAGCAAACAAAAGAAGCGAGTCTCCAAATTACCGGTATGACTTGCGCGGCTTGTGCAACGAGAATTGAAAAAGGCCTCAATAAATTGGAGGGTGTAGAAGAAGCAACGGTGAATCTCGCCCTCGAAAAATCGACAATTAAATATGACCCGGAAAAGGTAACGGAAAAAGAGTTTGAAGAGAAAATCCATCATCTTGGATACGGGGTCGTCAAAGAGAAAAAGGAATTCGCTATTACAGGGATGACCTGTGCAGCCTGTGCGACAAGAATTGAAAAAGGCTTAAACAAAATCGAAGGGGTTTCCCTTGCTACAGTTAACTTAGCACTCGAAAATGCAACAGTAGAATATAATCCTTCAGATGTATCCGTATCAGATATTATCGCGCGTGTAGAAAAGTTAGGATATGGGGCACATATTAAGGATCATGAACAAGATGCAATCGATTATCGGGAGCAAGAAATCAAAAAGAAAACACGTAAATTTATCATATCAGCTATACTTTCTTTACCACTGTTATGGACGATGGTTGGGCATTTTTCATTTACTTCGTTCATTTACGTACCCGAATTATTAATGAATCCCTGGGTTCAAATGATTTTGGCTACACCAGTTCAATTTATTATTGGCTGGCATTTTTACGTGAGTGCCTATAAAGCTTTAAGAAATCAAAGTGCAAATATGGATGTTCTAGTCGTGATGGGTACATCTGCAGCTTACTTTTATAGTGTCTACCAGGCGTTCCTTGCAAATGGTGATCTTCATCATATGCCACAGCTTTATTTCGAAACAAGTGCGGTATTGATTACCTTGATTTTATTAGGCAAACTTTTTGAGGCAAGAGCAAAAGGGCGATCATCAGAAGCCATTAAAAAATTAATGGGCCTACAAGCAAAAACAGCACTTGTACTTCGAGATGGGGTGGAGAAGGAAATCCCACTTGAAGAAGTAGTGGTAGGCGATACTATTCTCGTTAAACCTGGTGAAAAAATCCCAGTTGATGGCGAGGTTATTGAAGGAAATACAGCGATTGATGAATCAATGTTAACAGGTGAAAGTTTACCGGTCGATAAATCAATTGGTGATATTGCTTTTGGTTCAACGATTAATCGTAATGGTTTTATAAAAATGAAAGCAACAAAAATTGGTCGTGACACAGCTTTATCTCAAATCATTAAAGTGGTGGAAGATGCACAAGGCTCTAAGGCTCCAATACAACGTTTAGCTGATAATATTTCGGGGATCTTTGTTCCAATCGTTATTGGAATTGCATTAGTTACGTATATGATTTGGTTGCTATTTATTACTCCAGGTGATTTTGGTGCTGCTTTAGAAGCGTTAATTGCGGTCCTTGTTATTGCGTGTCCGTGTGCCCTTGGTTTAGCAACACCTACATCCATTATGGCTGGTTCAGGTCGTGCTGCAGAATTCGGCATTCTCTTTAAAGGTGGCGAATATCTAGAACAAACTCACCACATTAACACCGTCATAGTGGATAAAACTGGAACAGTGACAAATGGTAAACCGGAGTTAACAGACGTATTAGTTGCTGAAAATTTAAGTGAACGTATTTTCCTATCATTTATTGGATCAGCTGAGAAACAATCTGAACACCCGTTAGCAGAAGCAATTGTAAAAGGAATAGAGCAACAGGGCATCAAACTTCGTGAAGTAAAAGAGTTCGAAGCTCTTCCAGGCTACGGAGTAAAAGCAAAGGTAAACCAAAAGGAAATATTAGTAGGAACACGAAAATTAATGGATATCTATGGAATAGATATTTCACAGGTTTTACCTGTCATGGAAGCATTTGAAGCGGAAGGGAAAACAGCCATGGTTGCAAGCATTGATGGAGAATATGCAGGCTTAGTCGCTGTAGCTGATACATTAAAAGAAACGTCGAAAAAGGCAATCCACCGACTTCAAAATATGGGAATCGAAGTGATTATGATGACAGGTGACAACGAACGAACTGCTCGAGCGATTGCTGAACAAGTTGGGATCTCGAAGGTCATTGCGGAAGTTTTACCAGAGGGGAAAGCGGAAGAAATTAAAAACCTTCAAGCTTCAGGTAAAAAAGTAGCTATGGTCGGAGATGGCATTAATGATGCACCAGCCCTAGCAGTTGCCGATATTGGGATGGCGATTGGTACTGGAACTGATGTTGCTATGGAAGCCGCTGATATTACATTAATTCGGGGCGACTTAAATAGTATTGCAGATGCCATTATTATGAGTCACAAAACAATGAGAAACATTAAGCAAAATCTATTTTGGGCATTCGGCTACAACGTACTAGGCATACCAATTGCAGCGGCTGGTTTCCTCGCACCGTGGGTAGCTGGTGCAGCAATGGCTTTTAGTTCAGTATCTGTTGTATTAAACGCCTTACGTCTGCAAAAAGTGAAATTAGATAAATAA
- a CDS encoding DUF1541 domain-containing protein, which produces MTNKFLMIAMSLIATFTLAACGTNDTTKGDTTENGTDATNNNDEMNKEVGENMDGNKYENGQAIGTTSGDIPEGLKEAENPKFAIGDKVIINAAHMDGMEGAEGTIVGAYETTVYSVSYTPTTGDDFQENHKWVVKEEIDPVDDKDVETLNQGAEVIINSDREEGMLGAKGEIDTSEDTIVYMVDFKETTGEEVKNYQWLKESELSAP; this is translated from the coding sequence ATGACAAACAAATTTTTGATGATTGCAATGTCACTCATTGCAACTTTTACACTTGCGGCTTGTGGGACTAATGATACGACTAAAGGTGATACAACAGAAAATGGTACGGATGCCACTAATAATAACGACGAGATGAATAAAGAAGTCGGAGAAAATATGGATGGGAATAAATATGAAAATGGACAAGCTATTGGCACTACATCGGGTGACATTCCAGAAGGATTAAAGGAAGCGGAAAACCCAAAATTTGCTATAGGCGATAAAGTCATCATCAATGCTGCACATATGGATGGAATGGAAGGGGCAGAAGGAACAATCGTTGGTGCATATGAAACAACAGTTTATTCAGTATCCTATACTCCGACTACAGGCGATGACTTTCAAGAAAACCATAAATGGGTCGTGAAAGAGGAAATAGATCCAGTAGACGATAAAGATGTAGAAACGCTTAATCAGGGTGCAGAAGTTATTATTAACTCCGATCGTGAAGAAGGAATGCTAGGTGCAAAAGGAGAAATCGATACGTCCGAAGACACGATCGTATATATGGTTGATTTTAAAGAAACAACGGGTGAAGAGGTAAAGAACTACCAGTGGTTAAAAGAAAGTGAATTATCAGCTCCATAA
- a CDS encoding Ger(x)C family spore germination protein yields MLKKRNKIKQFFLLIILILSVLSGCGEFKDIDKDVFVSMIGIDLSDDPEKPYKVTLKLYVPTSSFKQSPKPEYTYLTQNGKTLTEAIRILETHSDKEVDFGHSKLIVIGEELLNANKSKEIMDFLLRRPDIQMISWLAIGRPSAEEIVKLVPQSETAAYPALFNYFDHNGTDSPYIVTTYLFDFRRKMLESGIDPILPLIEINKEEEHFEVNKSIVLDHDKKPHELSSLDTLIFNMLTRNLDVTDLVIDEDNQHFIAKIDNINSTYKVKVDAQQQIKLNIDIELFGYISESKNTMSNQQLPQYSEMVEAETKEKFSDFFTKMLNAGYDPIGFGVAYKSNTLHNKRMSPSEWDEAYKNSKVNIKVMAGIKSTGSIQ; encoded by the coding sequence ATGTTAAAAAAGCGGAACAAAATTAAGCAGTTTTTTCTGCTAATCATTTTAATCCTTTCTGTGCTATCTGGTTGTGGTGAATTTAAAGATATCGATAAAGATGTATTTGTTTCTATGATTGGTATCGACCTCTCGGATGACCCTGAAAAGCCGTATAAAGTAACCTTAAAGCTTTATGTGCCAACTAGTTCTTTTAAACAATCACCTAAGCCTGAATATACTTACCTCACGCAAAATGGGAAAACACTAACTGAAGCGATTCGTATATTGGAAACGCATTCTGACAAAGAAGTAGATTTTGGTCATTCAAAGCTTATAGTAATTGGTGAAGAACTACTAAATGCCAACAAAAGTAAAGAAATTATGGATTTTTTACTAAGAAGGCCTGATATTCAAATGATTTCTTGGCTTGCAATAGGGAGACCTTCAGCAGAAGAAATTGTAAAATTGGTCCCTCAAAGCGAAACAGCTGCATATCCTGCATTATTCAACTACTTTGATCATAACGGGACGGATAGTCCATACATTGTAACGACTTACTTATTTGATTTCCGAAGAAAGATGTTGGAAAGTGGAATCGATCCAATCCTACCACTTATTGAAATTAATAAGGAAGAGGAACATTTCGAAGTAAATAAATCCATTGTATTGGATCATGACAAAAAGCCCCACGAACTTAGTTCACTAGATACGTTGATTTTTAACATGCTGACACGGAATTTAGATGTTACTGATTTAGTTATTGATGAAGACAATCAACATTTTATTGCAAAAATTGATAATATCAATTCAACATATAAAGTGAAGGTTGATGCTCAGCAACAAATTAAATTGAATATAGATATTGAATTATTCGGGTATATTTCAGAATCTAAAAATACAATGTCAAATCAGCAATTACCTCAGTATAGCGAAATGGTAGAAGCTGAGACCAAAGAAAAATTTTCCGACTTTTTTACAAAGATGCTGAATGCGGGGTATGACCCGATCGGATTTGGTGTAGCTTATAAGTCTAATACACTTCATAACAAGCGAATGAGTCCTAGCGAATGGGATGAAGCATACAAAAATTCGAAAGTTAATATAAAAGTTATGGCCGGTATTAAAAGTACAGGATCAATTCAATAG
- a CDS encoding GerAB/ArcD/ProY family transporter, with protein sequence MSRYYYYLVLINMIANVIASVPAILLHFHDDGAVSAMIFAVVLGPILVFYFTRFFNHFPGMTLPELLQKTTAKWFYNPFILFLAITWFIAGMITLITYTFLLIRYLTPEMPIIQISLTILLAVIFGCLMKTDRVFYTIEIILLLTVPLTILVFIKAYTNENLRWEFVKEAALYFNQFPNLNAFSACFFLFLGSANLIIFNRFFKNKQNFGFKQLTLIVAISIMTLFTTYFIPIGFNGVEGIGELVYPWITTSDSLRMKFSLIERVLFIFLLFYLGIAFLSILIHWHVSIELLKYVFNFEKFKFKGFKFGVFLPIPFYIGVSLYFVRLLDEYQLFRFSSIFYNILIIFFPMMLILFFFIKRRMKNVKKAEQN encoded by the coding sequence TTGAGTAGATATTATTACTACTTAGTTTTAATTAATATGATTGCCAATGTCATTGCTTCAGTCCCTGCAATTCTCTTGCACTTTCATGATGATGGGGCTGTTTCTGCGATGATCTTTGCGGTAGTATTAGGTCCCATACTTGTATTTTACTTTACACGTTTTTTTAATCATTTTCCTGGAATGACATTACCGGAATTATTGCAAAAAACTACCGCAAAATGGTTCTATAATCCTTTCATTTTATTTTTAGCGATTACGTGGTTTATCGCTGGAATGATTACATTAATTACTTATACATTTCTTCTCATCCGTTATTTGACACCAGAAATGCCCATTATTCAAATTAGCTTAACCATTCTCCTTGCTGTAATTTTTGGATGTCTAATGAAAACGGATCGAGTGTTCTATACAATTGAAATTATTTTGTTGTTAACCGTTCCTTTAACAATATTAGTTTTCATAAAAGCCTACACGAATGAAAATTTGAGATGGGAATTTGTAAAAGAAGCAGCGTTATATTTTAATCAATTCCCCAATCTGAATGCCTTCTCCGCTTGCTTCTTCTTATTTCTTGGGAGCGCTAATCTCATTATCTTTAACCGTTTTTTTAAAAACAAACAAAATTTTGGATTTAAGCAGCTCACGTTAATTGTTGCGATCTCTATTATGACATTATTCACCACTTATTTTATTCCTATTGGTTTTAATGGCGTTGAAGGTATCGGTGAACTTGTTTACCCTTGGATTACTACAAGCGACTCATTAAGAATGAAATTCTCTTTGATTGAACGTGTTCTATTCATTTTTTTACTGTTCTATTTAGGGATTGCATTTTTAAGTATCCTTATTCACTGGCATGTATCAATTGAATTACTGAAATATGTATTCAACTTCGAAAAATTCAAATTTAAAGGATTTAAATTTGGAGTTTTCCTTCCAATTCCATTTTATATTGGAGTCTCTTTATATTTTGTCCGTCTACTCGATGAGTATCAATTGTTTCGATTTTCCAGCATTTTTTACAATATACTAATTATTTTCTTCCCAATGATGCTCATTTTGTTTTTCTTTATAAAAAGGAGGATGAAAAATGTTAAAAAAGCGGAACAAAATTAA
- a CDS encoding spore germination protein, translating into MSSEEILLWIRKQFENTTELTQKTLDYDNKYALLFYVKSLIDQELLQKLIIKPFFEMANENQFKAYLIALPQFQKAESKEQAVLEVTNGHTLIVIQHDLYLIDLQLATNNQVSTTSVETTIHGSNIALSENLMTNINLIRSYYHQASLSIEYFTKGEVNQQKIAIIYDKEHVNKKALEIIKQKLQQLDQQVISASTELNNYLNDKRFSLFPQMLMTERPDRIVYNIAGGKIALILDGNAQSLIAPAVFFDFMTTMEDNYHTLFISLFVRILRYAGLFVSILLPGLYVGITSFAPEVFRTELALTVAGSRIGVPFSSFVEVLFMLFFMELLLEASIRLPKVVSATATTVGGLILGTAVTEAALASNIMVIIVSAVAISTFVIPVNELAFTIRIVRLILLLITSVFGLAGLTLGLYGLIMYLVYLDSFGEPYLRLFNYQKAKKSSEGQA; encoded by the coding sequence ATGTCTTCAGAGGAGATTCTTTTGTGGATTAGAAAGCAATTCGAGAATACAACTGAATTAACACAAAAGACCTTAGATTATGATAATAAATATGCCTTGCTATTTTATGTAAAGTCACTTATAGATCAGGAATTACTTCAAAAGTTGATTATTAAGCCTTTTTTTGAAATGGCTAACGAAAATCAGTTCAAAGCTTATTTAATTGCTTTACCGCAGTTTCAAAAGGCTGAGTCAAAAGAACAAGCTGTATTAGAAGTGACAAATGGACATACGTTGATTGTCATTCAACATGACTTGTATTTAATCGATTTGCAATTAGCCACGAACAATCAAGTTTCAACTACTTCAGTAGAAACGACCATTCATGGTTCGAATATAGCACTAAGTGAAAATTTAATGACGAATATTAATTTAATACGTTCCTATTATCATCAAGCTTCTTTATCCATCGAATATTTTACGAAAGGTGAAGTCAATCAACAAAAGATCGCGATTATTTACGATAAAGAGCATGTGAATAAGAAGGCATTAGAAATTATTAAACAAAAACTTCAACAGCTCGATCAACAAGTGATTTCTGCATCCACTGAATTGAATAATTACTTAAATGATAAGCGTTTTTCCTTGTTCCCTCAAATGCTGATGACAGAACGTCCTGATCGTATTGTCTATAATATTGCTGGTGGAAAAATCGCCCTTATCTTGGACGGTAATGCCCAATCTTTGATAGCACCTGCTGTATTTTTCGACTTCATGACTACCATGGAGGATAATTACCACACCTTATTCATTTCACTATTTGTAAGGATCCTCCGATATGCTGGATTATTTGTCAGCATTCTTCTGCCAGGATTGTATGTAGGTATTACATCTTTCGCACCGGAAGTGTTTAGAACTGAATTGGCTTTAACCGTAGCTGGAAGTCGTATTGGCGTACCATTTTCTTCCTTTGTCGAAGTGCTTTTTATGTTGTTCTTTATGGAACTTTTATTAGAGGCGAGTATCCGACTACCTAAAGTCGTTAGTGCTACAGCAACTACAGTAGGTGGTCTAATCCTAGGAACAGCTGTTACTGAAGCAGCACTTGCATCGAATATTATGGTCATAATCGTTTCAGCAGTGGCCATTTCAACATTTGTTATTCCTGTCAATGAATTGGCATTTACTATACGTATTGTGCGATTAATTTTATTGTTAATCACAAGTGTATTTGGTTTGGCTGGTCTAACATTAGGATTATATGGGTTAATCATGTATTTGGTTTATTTGGATAGTTTTGGAGAACCCTATCTTAGATTATTCAATTACCAGAAAGCCAAGAAAAGTTCGGAGGGACAGGCTTGA